A window of the Euzebya pacifica genome harbors these coding sequences:
- a CDS encoding LytR C-terminal domain-containing protein, with product MIRALLAAALAFGVYWLVFQPDPADEMTLESTAAPDVVATVPAEPSSAATVPEITSTPTPLPSLTDAEPLPGDGVSAQLLNGTDDQAAFDDVVQTLVDLGYDVTQSGRAANDYAETTIFATAGQEAEAAALVAADPRFTTIGDNPGNLTTELDIHIVVGADWTTTESAPEDGATEG from the coding sequence TTGATCCGCGCGCTGCTTGCTGCTGCGCTCGCGTTCGGCGTGTACTGGCTGGTCTTCCAGCCCGACCCCGCAGACGAGATGACGCTGGAGTCCACAGCTGCGCCCGATGTGGTCGCCACGGTCCCCGCCGAGCCGTCCTCGGCTGCGACGGTGCCCGAGATCACCTCCACCCCGACGCCACTGCCGTCGTTGACCGACGCCGAACCGCTGCCCGGTGATGGGGTCAGCGCGCAGCTCCTCAACGGCACCGACGACCAGGCGGCGTTCGACGACGTGGTGCAGACCCTCGTCGACCTCGGGTACGACGTGACGCAGTCCGGACGCGCGGCCAACGACTACGCCGAGACCACGATCTTCGCCACCGCGGGGCAGGAAGCCGAGGCTGCGGCGCTCGTTGCGGCAGACCCCCGCTTCACCACGATCGGTGACAACCCGGGCAACCTGACGACGGAGCTCGACATCCACATCGTCGTCGGGGCCGACTGGACCACCACCGAGTCGGCACCAGAGGATGGCGCCACCGAGGGCTAG
- a CDS encoding alpha/beta fold hydrolase, which translates to MPTVPTPPPILEHHVRLPAGHELSVRQRAGDRRPFLLVHGLSSNARLWDGVSAALAAAGHRVVAVDQRGHGRSGSADGDMSYDAVAADLAALCGVLELEQPVLVGQSWGGNVVLEAAARHTDAFSGVAAVDGGFIALGEAHPTPEEAWAALRPPALADRAPGEVRQLIARSVEGWPSGALDAQMANLHQHADGRVEPRLSLDAHEAIVRAMWATDPFARMAEVNVPTLLLPVNGGEGEWAARKAAGVDEALRRLPEGRAIWLDGAHDVHLQRPDVVADHLLALGHRVEQ; encoded by the coding sequence GTGCCCACCGTTCCCACACCGCCTCCGATCCTCGAGCACCACGTCCGGCTGCCCGCCGGCCACGAGCTGTCGGTGCGCCAACGCGCTGGCGATCGGCGTCCGTTCCTGCTGGTGCACGGCCTGTCGTCCAACGCCCGCCTGTGGGACGGAGTCTCGGCGGCCCTCGCCGCAGCGGGCCACCGCGTCGTTGCCGTCGACCAGCGCGGTCACGGCAGGTCGGGGTCGGCCGATGGGGACATGTCCTACGACGCCGTGGCCGCTGACCTGGCTGCGCTGTGCGGTGTCCTCGAGCTCGAGCAGCCGGTGCTCGTCGGGCAGTCGTGGGGCGGCAACGTCGTCCTGGAAGCGGCCGCTCGGCACACCGACGCGTTTTCCGGGGTCGCCGCCGTCGACGGAGGGTTCATCGCCCTCGGTGAGGCCCACCCGACCCCGGAGGAGGCGTGGGCAGCGCTTCGTCCGCCGGCGCTGGCCGATCGGGCCCCGGGGGAGGTACGACAGCTCATCGCGCGTTCGGTGGAGGGGTGGCCGTCGGGCGCCCTCGACGCACAGATGGCCAACCTGCACCAGCACGCCGATGGCCGCGTCGAGCCGCGCCTGTCGCTGGACGCCCACGAAGCCATCGTGCGCGCGATGTGGGCCACCGACCCCTTCGCCCGCATGGCCGAGGTGAACGTGCCGACGCTGCTGCTGCCCGTCAACGGCGGTGAAGGGGAGTGGGCAGCGCGGAAGGCTGCCGGAGTCGACGAGGCGCTGCGACGCCTCCCCGAGGGCCGGGCCATCTGGCTGGACGGCGCCCACGACGTGCACCTGCAGCGCCCCGACGTCGTCGCCGACCACCTGCTGGCCCTCGGCCACCGGGTCGAGCAGTAG
- a CDS encoding GGDEF domain-containing protein encodes MRDVVSRERIPVEVVGACTVVLLALTIVGPEQRVAVRAAAWVLMVGTCVWARFSPAQRIGFLDGLTLCAAMFATTNLLRWLAPDQVFAADLANSLGSVLLLVAGAMFVRRARPKEGLDVVLDGLIVSTGLVMLLSTAMRVWRPDAPPIGSESLFTILVIVGVAIWLRVLVKTTSVPLRLFAAAAHLSLPPNLAIALAVHGTHRPMWVDVLTVAGIMLLVLAVAHPDIDLDLTPRPSTSSGSATWQVAGLGSCMLLFPVAAAVRWSGGVVTIASDWVLGALLTLLFVARFQHLVVQRDQYRDILVKRLHTDELTGAVSRVGLVDLVGRLLVGRTDRCGALLYIDVDRFKVVNDTHGHAAGDVVLREVARRLDEATGPAHVVGRLSGDEFAIVLHDTCGDRDPESVAEECRHAMTRPIRLDNGRNVVMSCSIGWTVIRRGDSVDDILDRADTDMYRHKRRRARDRAEDRAPDDSPHPLRVSRADLVAAHHAAGQA; translated from the coding sequence ATGAGGGATGTTGTTTCCCGTGAGCGGATACCCGTCGAAGTCGTGGGCGCGTGCACGGTGGTGCTCCTCGCGCTGACGATCGTCGGCCCCGAGCAACGAGTGGCGGTGCGCGCAGCAGCTTGGGTCCTGATGGTGGGCACCTGCGTGTGGGCACGTTTCTCTCCGGCACAACGGATCGGCTTCCTCGACGGGCTGACCCTCTGCGCGGCGATGTTCGCGACCACCAACCTGCTGCGCTGGCTGGCCCCGGACCAAGTGTTCGCTGCTGACCTGGCGAACTCCCTCGGGTCGGTACTGCTGCTGGTCGCCGGGGCCATGTTCGTCAGGCGTGCCCGCCCCAAGGAGGGCCTCGACGTGGTGCTCGACGGCCTGATCGTCAGCACGGGCCTCGTCATGCTGCTCAGCACCGCCATGCGTGTCTGGCGTCCCGACGCCCCGCCGATCGGTTCGGAGTCCCTGTTCACGATCCTGGTCATCGTGGGTGTGGCCATATGGCTGCGAGTCCTCGTGAAGACCACCTCCGTGCCGCTGCGCCTGTTCGCGGCGGCCGCACACCTGTCCCTGCCGCCGAACCTCGCCATCGCGCTGGCGGTGCACGGCACCCACCGACCGATGTGGGTCGACGTGCTGACCGTGGCCGGGATCATGTTGCTCGTGCTGGCCGTGGCGCACCCCGACATCGACCTCGACCTGACTCCCCGGCCGTCGACGTCGTCCGGGTCGGCGACGTGGCAGGTGGCTGGGCTGGGGTCGTGCATGTTGCTCTTCCCTGTCGCGGCCGCAGTCCGCTGGAGCGGTGGCGTCGTGACGATCGCGTCGGACTGGGTGCTGGGGGCGCTCCTGACCCTCCTGTTCGTGGCTCGGTTCCAGCACCTCGTCGTCCAGCGCGACCAGTACCGCGACATCCTCGTGAAGCGGTTGCACACCGACGAGCTCACGGGGGCGGTCAGCCGTGTCGGACTGGTCGACCTCGTCGGCCGACTCCTGGTGGGGCGGACCGACCGGTGCGGGGCGTTGCTCTACATCGACGTCGACCGCTTCAAGGTGGTCAACGACACCCACGGCCATGCCGCGGGGGACGTGGTCCTGCGAGAGGTCGCTCGTCGACTCGACGAGGCCACGGGACCTGCCCACGTGGTCGGCCGGCTGTCGGGCGACGAGTTCGCGATCGTCCTGCACGACACGTGCGGCGATCGCGATCCCGAGTCCGTGGCCGAGGAGTGCAGGCACGCGATGACCCGGCCCATCAGGCTCGACAACGGCCGGAACGTGGTGATGAGCTGCTCGATCGGCTGGACGGTCATCCGCCGCGGCGACAGCGTCGACGACATCCTCGATCGCGCCGACACCGACATGTACCGACACAAGCGTCGTCGGGCACGGGACCGTGCGGAGGACCGTGCCCCCGACGATTCGCCCCACCCCCTGCGCGTGTCACGGGCCGACCTCGTCGCAGCGCACCACGCGGCCGGTCAGGCCTGA
- the ispD gene encoding 2-C-methyl-D-erythritol 4-phosphate cytidylyltransferase gives MTAGPAIRVGLVIVAAGSGTRLGHDHPKAFVRLGGRSLLAHALDRLASAAHEVVVVGPPGHMAEAGVQVERSGTAARIVPGGATRTGSVAAGIDALGSVDVIAVHDAARPLVDAAALRRAVAAVVGGADASAPALPVTDTLKEVADGEVVTRTVDRSALRAVQTPQVFRADVLRAAHARGDDATDDLALVEAGGGTVVLVPGRARYLKVTYPDDLLLAEAFLASGEPEEPE, from the coding sequence GTGACGGCCGGCCCGGCCATCCGCGTCGGGCTCGTGATCGTGGCCGCAGGTTCGGGCACACGGCTCGGCCACGACCATCCCAAGGCGTTCGTGCGCCTCGGCGGACGCAGCCTGCTCGCCCATGCCCTCGACCGCCTCGCGTCGGCTGCCCACGAAGTCGTCGTCGTGGGACCACCCGGCCACATGGCCGAGGCCGGGGTCCAGGTCGAGCGGTCGGGAACCGCAGCACGGATCGTTCCCGGCGGGGCCACCCGGACCGGCTCGGTGGCTGCCGGCATCGACGCGTTGGGGTCGGTGGACGTGATCGCGGTCCACGACGCTGCCCGCCCGCTGGTGGATGCCGCGGCCCTGCGCCGGGCCGTCGCCGCCGTGGTGGGTGGCGCCGACGCGTCGGCCCCGGCCCTGCCGGTCACCGACACCCTGAAGGAAGTCGCCGACGGTGAGGTGGTGACCCGCACCGTGGACCGCTCGGCCCTGCGAGCCGTGCAGACCCCGCAGGTGTTCCGCGCCGACGTGCTGCGTGCCGCCCACGCCCGAGGCGACGACGCCACCGACGACCTCGCGCTCGTCGAGGCGGGCGGTGGCACGGTCGTGTTGGTCCCGGGTCGCGCCCGCTACCTGAAAGTGACCTATCCAGACGACCTGCTGCTTGCCGAGGCCTTCCTGGCCTCTGGTGAACCCGAGGAGCCCGAGTGA
- the rlmB gene encoding 23S rRNA (guanosine(2251)-2'-O)-methyltransferase RlmB — MSPRNRRPARPDPSRSQEGRGGPGRSDRYVIPGRQPVREAIRAGRDLEAVIIDTRQVDALADLAQAAADAGVTLRTASRDELDGLTGEVRHQGVVALAGPFAYASMDRLATADLVLVLDGVTDPRNLGAIARVAEQAGAGGIVIRSKRAASPSPAAEKAAAGALSWVPVVVATNITRAVEELRDHGLWSLGLAGEAPRTVWDEPLLDERVALVIGEEGAGLSRLVAERVDALVSIPMAGRLDSLNAATATAVTAFEWSRRHHGK; from the coding sequence GTGAGCCCACGCAACCGTCGACCAGCGCGCCCCGACCCCAGCCGATCCCAGGAAGGCCGTGGTGGACCGGGACGTTCCGACCGCTACGTGATCCCCGGGCGACAACCGGTCCGCGAGGCGATCCGGGCAGGTCGAGACCTCGAGGCAGTCATCATCGACACCCGGCAGGTCGACGCGCTCGCGGACCTCGCGCAGGCCGCAGCCGATGCCGGGGTGACGCTGCGGACCGCGAGCAGGGACGAGCTCGACGGGCTGACGGGCGAGGTCCGCCACCAGGGGGTCGTTGCCCTTGCGGGCCCCTTCGCCTACGCGTCCATGGACCGCCTGGCGACGGCAGACCTCGTCCTCGTCCTCGACGGCGTGACCGATCCGCGCAACCTCGGTGCCATCGCACGCGTGGCCGAGCAGGCGGGTGCAGGGGGCATCGTGATCCGCTCCAAGCGCGCGGCGTCGCCATCCCCGGCGGCCGAGAAGGCCGCCGCCGGCGCGCTGTCCTGGGTGCCCGTCGTCGTCGCGACCAACATCACCCGTGCGGTCGAGGAGCTGCGCGACCACGGCCTGTGGTCCCTGGGGCTCGCCGGAGAGGCGCCACGGACGGTGTGGGACGAACCGCTGCTGGACGAACGCGTGGCGCTCGTCATCGGTGAGGAGGGTGCGGGCCTGTCCCGCCTGGTCGCCGAGCGCGTGGATGCCCTGGTCTCCATCCCCATGGCCGGGCGGCTGGACTCGCTGAACGCCGCGACGGCAACGGCGGTCACCGCCTTCGAGTGGTCGCGCCGTCATCACGGCAAGTAG
- the ispF gene encoding 2-C-methyl-D-erythritol 2,4-cyclodiphosphate synthase, whose protein sequence is MRIGQGVDVHAFATDDRPLVLGGVVIPGATGLAGHSDADVVLHAVVDALLGAVAMGDIGGLVGVDEPETKGADSATFVARARERLTADGWRTVNVDATVLAQQPRLAAHIPSMRQATAEALGMPLDAVSVKATTTDRLGLVGRGEGIACTAVVLVERLPGRAPD, encoded by the coding sequence ATCCGCATCGGCCAGGGCGTGGACGTCCACGCGTTCGCCACCGACGACCGTCCGCTCGTGCTGGGCGGCGTGGTCATCCCCGGGGCCACGGGCCTGGCTGGTCACAGCGACGCCGACGTGGTCCTGCACGCCGTCGTCGATGCGCTGCTCGGTGCGGTCGCCATGGGTGACATCGGGGGGCTGGTGGGCGTGGACGAACCCGAGACGAAGGGGGCCGACAGCGCAACCTTCGTCGCCCGCGCGCGGGAGCGACTGACTGCGGATGGCTGGCGGACGGTCAACGTCGACGCCACCGTCCTGGCCCAGCAGCCGCGCCTCGCCGCACACATCCCGTCCATGCGGCAAGCGACGGCCGAGGCCCTGGGGATGCCGCTCGATGCGGTGTCGGTCAAGGCAACGACGACCGACCGCCTGGGCCTTGTCGGGCGCGGCGAAGGGATCGCCTGTACGGCCGTCGTCCTCGTGGAACGCCTGCCTGGTCGTGCTCCGGACTAG
- a CDS encoding DUF3263 domain-containing protein — translation MSNTQTSEAVKPLTSRERAVLAFERDTAVRDANKQEAIREHFGFTPSYYYAILADLLDRPEAEVADPLLIRRLRRRRDQRSSRGDAGLSEQVGRPGRRPATK, via the coding sequence ATGTCGAACACCCAGACCAGCGAAGCAGTCAAGCCCCTCACCTCCCGTGAGCGGGCGGTCCTGGCGTTCGAGCGCGACACCGCGGTGCGGGACGCCAACAAGCAGGAAGCCATCCGAGAGCACTTCGGCTTCACGCCGTCGTACTACTACGCCATCCTGGCCGATCTGCTGGACCGTCCCGAGGCTGAGGTCGCCGATCCGCTGCTGATCCGCCGACTTCGTCGCCGACGTGACCAACGGTCGTCGAGGGGTGACGCTGGGCTGTCCGAACAGGTCGGTCGTCCCGGCCGGCGCCCTGCCACGAAGTAG
- a CDS encoding LytR C-terminal domain-containing protein, whose protein sequence is MNTFIRLIALNTARLVFVGALLLALYAGLTWALSPEERPDAASIAAAQAELDASESELAEPSETPTPVETAAAPLEPTEVPTTESPEQLIAAAKPPGETTVQVLDAGGGGARVDQAEAVLEQLGYNVVARSPSSRDVVETTVYYTADNIAEAEGLRAREPRFRVVEANRGLSEGVDIHVLVGTEF, encoded by the coding sequence GTGAACACCTTCATCCGACTGATCGCCCTCAACACCGCCAGGCTGGTGTTCGTGGGCGCGCTCCTGCTTGCCCTGTACGCCGGGCTGACCTGGGCGCTGTCGCCCGAGGAACGTCCCGACGCCGCCAGCATCGCCGCCGCACAGGCGGAGCTGGATGCCAGCGAGTCCGAGCTGGCCGAACCGTCCGAGACGCCCACGCCGGTCGAGACCGCTGCCGCCCCGCTGGAACCCACCGAGGTGCCGACGACGGAGTCACCCGAACAGCTGATCGCGGCCGCCAAGCCCCCCGGTGAGACGACGGTCCAGGTACTGGACGCGGGTGGCGGCGGCGCACGGGTCGACCAGGCGGAGGCGGTGCTGGAGCAGCTGGGCTACAACGTGGTTGCGCGGAGCCCCTCCTCTCGCGACGTCGTGGAGACGACGGTGTACTACACCGCCGACAACATCGCCGAGGCCGAGGGCCTTCGCGCCCGCGAGCCCCGGTTCAGGGTCGTGGAGGCCAACCGGGGGCTCAGCGAAGGCGTCGACATCCACGTGCTGGTCGGCACCGAGTTCTGA
- a CDS encoding SURF1 family protein, which produces MPKQLLRPGWVLTHLVVIAIAVSFVSLGMWQVRRHYEQAEENTRVEAQLASEPAPVGDALASPDIDLLPVSATGTFDGDEQLQLAPRSRNERPGFEVLTPLRLDDGRALLVNRGWMPLDSELPAPPTGEVTVIGRLRTPFDTRQVLTDDTGTITLVSSVDTAVLSGQVDDLITEGWLETVDEEAREQGVLPRPAEPPVLEAGPHLNYAAQWFAFTIIGLVGYPLLLRRRLSDDRQPSPEQQVESSRTDRELQNK; this is translated from the coding sequence ATGCCCAAGCAGCTGCTGCGCCCCGGCTGGGTGCTGACCCATCTCGTGGTGATCGCGATCGCCGTGTCGTTCGTCAGCCTCGGCATGTGGCAGGTGCGCCGCCACTACGAACAGGCTGAGGAGAACACGCGCGTCGAGGCCCAGCTGGCGAGCGAGCCGGCCCCGGTCGGCGACGCGCTGGCGTCGCCTGACATCGACCTCCTCCCAGTCTCGGCCACCGGCACCTTCGATGGCGACGAGCAGCTGCAGCTGGCGCCTCGATCGCGCAACGAACGCCCGGGGTTCGAGGTCCTGACGCCCCTTCGCCTCGATGACGGCCGGGCCCTGCTCGTCAACCGCGGCTGGATGCCGCTGGACAGCGAGCTACCGGCGCCTCCGACGGGCGAGGTCACGGTCATCGGGCGGCTCCGCACCCCGTTCGACACCCGACAGGTGCTGACCGACGACACCGGCACCATCACGCTGGTCAGCAGCGTCGACACGGCGGTGCTGTCGGGACAGGTGGACGACCTGATCACCGAGGGCTGGCTGGAGACCGTCGACGAGGAGGCCCGGGAGCAAGGTGTGCTGCCCCGACCCGCCGAGCCGCCCGTGCTCGAGGCGGGCCCCCACCTGAACTACGCCGCCCAGTGGTTCGCCTTCACGATCATCGGCCTGGTCGGCTATCCGCTGCTGCTTCGCCGCCGTCTCTCCGATGACCGGCAGCCGTCCCCCGAGCAGCAGGTGGAGTCCAGCCGGACCGACCGCGAGCTGCAGAACAAGTAG
- the pepN gene encoding aminopeptidase N, with amino-acid sequence MNASNLTRDEAAARAALIRNVAYEIDLDLTGTEDETFTSTVRITFDSLDPSAETFLDLAARRVDSVVLNGADVEDAYADGRIRLERLDEHNVVEVSAQCVYSRSGVGMHRFVDPVDQEVFLYTQFEPQDAHRVYACFDQPDLKAPITMSATAPAGWQVVSNARVASRPEEGQAGRWIFEPTKPISTYISALVAGPYHRVDARHGDVELGIYCRKSMAEYLDPDEIIELTGQGLDWFAEQFDMSYPFGKYDQLFVPEFNFGAMENPGCVTFSERYVFRSRVTQAARLSRANTILHEMAHMWFGDLVTMRWWDDLWLNESFATFMAHKAVAEATRFGDDSWSDFAHSVKAWAYQQDQLPSTHPIVADILDTESVMANFDGITYAKGASVLKQLHAWVGEDAFVEGLRDHFRRHAWDNAELADFLDALEGPSGRALTTWSKSWLETAGVATLSARIETDDEDVLTTVEVAQVAPSAHPTLRPHRLGIGLYDTVDGVLVRVDAVEVDIDGATTTIEALAGRPRPDLLLLNDEDLAYAKVRLDSRSVEALERSLGTMPDGVARAVGWGSLWDATRDAELAARRFADLVCEHGPVEADVSVLQTLLRQAFACADRYGDPDNRVSLRERIAAVSRAGLDRAEPGSDRQLIWARAVISSRTDADFVTGLLDGSGTIDGLTIDTDLRWFALGHLAAMGEADASAIERELERDPTDVGRRGAETALAARPTPEAKAEAWRRAMDTSSAMHTRRAVLRGFWQVEQADVLADYAGKAWVEALPSLWHEVSGEEGLTMTEAIYPHPMISEDVVAAADRAVEADLPGIAKRSVSEGRDATQRALRARLVDR; translated from the coding sequence TTGAACGCATCAAACCTGACCAGGGACGAAGCCGCCGCCCGCGCCGCCCTGATCCGGAACGTGGCCTACGAGATCGACCTCGACCTGACCGGGACCGAGGACGAGACCTTCACCTCCACGGTCCGCATCACCTTCGACAGCCTCGACCCGTCCGCCGAGACCTTTCTCGACCTGGCTGCCCGCCGCGTGGACTCCGTTGTCCTCAACGGGGCCGACGTCGAGGACGCATACGCCGACGGACGCATCCGGCTGGAGCGCCTCGACGAGCACAACGTGGTCGAGGTGTCCGCGCAGTGCGTCTACAGCCGATCCGGTGTGGGGATGCACCGCTTCGTGGACCCCGTCGACCAAGAGGTGTTCCTCTACACCCAGTTCGAGCCACAGGACGCCCACCGCGTCTACGCCTGCTTCGACCAGCCGGACCTGAAGGCGCCCATCACCATGTCGGCCACGGCGCCGGCCGGGTGGCAGGTCGTGTCCAACGCCCGAGTGGCCTCTCGGCCCGAGGAGGGCCAGGCCGGCCGCTGGATCTTCGAGCCGACCAAGCCGATCTCCACCTACATCTCCGCGCTCGTGGCCGGTCCCTACCACCGCGTGGACGCCCGCCACGGCGATGTCGAGCTCGGGATCTACTGCCGGAAGTCCATGGCCGAGTACCTCGACCCCGACGAGATCATCGAGCTGACCGGCCAGGGCCTCGACTGGTTCGCCGAGCAGTTCGACATGTCCTACCCGTTCGGCAAGTACGACCAGCTCTTCGTGCCCGAGTTCAACTTCGGTGCGATGGAGAACCCCGGCTGCGTCACGTTCAGCGAACGCTACGTCTTCCGTTCGAGGGTCACCCAAGCGGCCCGGCTGTCGCGTGCCAACACCATCCTCCACGAGATGGCCCACATGTGGTTCGGTGACCTCGTCACCATGCGCTGGTGGGACGACCTGTGGCTCAACGAGTCCTTCGCCACGTTCATGGCCCACAAGGCCGTCGCCGAGGCCACCCGCTTCGGGGACGACTCGTGGTCGGACTTCGCCCACTCGGTCAAGGCGTGGGCCTATCAGCAGGACCAGCTGCCCAGCACGCACCCGATCGTCGCCGACATCCTCGACACCGAGTCGGTGATGGCCAACTTCGACGGCATCACCTACGCCAAGGGCGCCAGCGTCCTCAAGCAGCTGCACGCATGGGTCGGGGAGGACGCCTTCGTCGAGGGCCTGCGAGACCACTTCCGGCGGCACGCATGGGACAACGCCGAGCTGGCGGACTTCCTCGACGCCCTGGAGGGGCCGTCGGGCCGGGCCCTGACCACCTGGTCGAAGTCGTGGCTCGAGACCGCTGGGGTGGCCACGCTGTCGGCCCGGATCGAGACCGACGACGAGGACGTGCTGACCACCGTCGAGGTGGCGCAGGTCGCCCCCTCCGCACACCCGACGCTGCGTCCTCACCGCCTCGGCATCGGCCTGTACGACACGGTGGACGGCGTGCTCGTGCGGGTCGACGCCGTCGAGGTCGACATCGACGGGGCCACGACCACGATCGAGGCCCTCGCGGGACGACCTCGGCCCGATCTCCTCCTGCTCAACGACGAGGACCTTGCCTACGCCAAGGTCCGCCTCGACAGCCGCTCGGTGGAGGCCCTGGAACGGTCCCTCGGGACAATGCCCGACGGGGTTGCCCGTGCGGTGGGCTGGGGGTCGTTGTGGGATGCCACCCGCGACGCGGAGCTGGCGGCCCGCCGGTTCGCCGACCTCGTCTGCGAGCACGGCCCGGTCGAGGCCGACGTCAGCGTCCTGCAGACCCTGCTCCGTCAGGCGTTCGCCTGCGCGGATCGCTACGGCGACCCCGACAACCGCGTCTCGCTCCGCGAGCGCATCGCCGCCGTCAGCCGAGCGGGCCTCGACCGGGCCGAACCCGGCAGCGACCGCCAGCTCATCTGGGCCAGGGCGGTCATCAGCTCGCGGACCGACGCCGACTTCGTGACCGGGCTGCTGGACGGGTCGGGCACCATCGATGGGCTCACCATCGACACCGACCTGCGATGGTTCGCCCTCGGCCACCTGGCGGCCATGGGGGAGGCAGATGCCAGCGCCATCGAACGCGAGCTGGAGCGGGACCCCACCGATGTCGGCCGCCGTGGGGCCGAGACGGCGCTGGCCGCACGACCCACCCCCGAGGCCAAGGCGGAGGCGTGGCGGCGGGCGATGGACACCAGCTCGGCCATGCACACGCGTCGGGCGGTGCTGCGTGGCTTCTGGCAGGTCGAGCAGGCCGATGTGCTGGCCGACTACGCAGGCAAGGCCTGGGTCGAGGCGCTGCCGTCGCTGTGGCACGAGGTCTCCGGTGAGGAGGGCCTGACGATGACCGAGGCGATCTACCCCCACCCCATGATCAGCGAGGACGTCGTTGCTGCCGCGGACAGGGCGGTCGAGGCAGACCTGCCGGGCATCGCCAAGCGCAGCGTGTCGGAGGGACGGGACGCCACGCAGCGCGCGCTGCGGGCCCGCCTCGTCGATCGCTGA
- the sigH gene encoding RNA polymerase sporulation sigma factor SigH gives MGSPTPFGGAAASDEELVSRTWNGDSQALDELLDRYRGFVRMKARSYFLVGADREDVVQEGMVGLYKAIRDYDPSHEASFRGFAELCVVRQIITAIKTATRQKHAPLNSYVSLHAKVSDEDSDTELGEQFDGGEDPADSIVQRGEMASIRSYFGQILSDLEAEVLQRYLDGETYAEIAEGLERQVKSIDNAIQRIKRKLEGYLEERKVLV, from the coding sequence ATGGGTTCGCCGACCCCGTTCGGAGGTGCTGCAGCCAGCGACGAGGAGCTCGTCTCCAGGACCTGGAACGGGGACTCTCAGGCGCTCGACGAGCTGCTCGACCGTTACCGCGGGTTCGTGCGCATGAAGGCCCGCTCCTACTTCCTCGTCGGGGCGGATCGGGAAGACGTGGTCCAGGAGGGCATGGTGGGCCTGTACAAGGCCATCCGTGACTACGACCCGTCCCACGAGGCGTCCTTCCGCGGTTTCGCCGAGCTCTGCGTCGTCAGGCAGATCATCACGGCCATCAAGACCGCGACCCGCCAGAAGCACGCCCCGCTGAACTCCTATGTGTCGCTGCACGCGAAGGTCAGCGACGAGGACTCCGACACCGAGCTCGGTGAGCAGTTCGACGGGGGCGAGGACCCGGCCGACAGCATCGTGCAGCGCGGCGAGATGGCCTCGATCCGCAGCTACTTCGGGCAGATCCTGTCCGACCTCGAGGCCGAGGTGCTGCAGCGCTACCTCGACGGTGAGACCTACGCGGAGATCGCGGAGGGCCTCGAGCGTCAGGTCAAGTCCATCGACAACGCCATCCAGCGCATCAAGCGCAAGCTGGAGGGCTACCTCGAGGAGCGCAAGGTCCTGGTCTAG